One segment of Sander vitreus isolate 19-12246 chromosome 20, sanVit1, whole genome shotgun sequence DNA contains the following:
- the LOC144535232 gene encoding leucine-rich repeat and fibronectin type-III domain-containing protein 2, translating to MDKVVISLLLLGTAVTMVHACPKYCVCQNLSESLGTLCPSKGLLFVPLDIDRRTVELRLGGNFILKVTTQDFANMSGLVDLTLSRNTISTIQPFSFIDLETLRSLHLDSNRLTELGPDDLRGLVNLQHLILNNNQLSQISNTAFDDVLVTLEDLDLSYNNLRSVPWEAIRKMVNLHQMSLDHNLISFISEGTFIDLDKLARLDLTSNRLQKLPPDPIFARSQSNVVMSTPYAPPLSLSFGGNPLHCNCEVLWLRRLEREDDMETCASPASLKGRYFWSVREEEFVCEPPLITQHTHKLLVLEGQTASLRCKAVGDPMPTVHWVAPDDRLISNSSRATVYENGTLDITITTSKDYGIFTCIAANAAGESTASIELSIIQLPHLSNGTNRTTQSKSGLSDITSSTKTSKGEPKPLPEKVVSVSEVTAISALVKWTVSKSTPKVKMYQLQYNCSEDEVLIYRMIPMTSRAFIVTNLVPGMQYDLCVLAIWDDVATTLTATNIVGCVQFITTEDYPQCQSLHGGFLGGTMILVIGGIIVATLLVFIIILMVRYKVTSGTQTNKLPTVSNTYSQTNGGLNRFNGAPPQVKSTVVVMSEEMVEFKCGSLQSSLSSSSSSSNSLDSQTGRGAGDRYSMQGSECSTLPSSKFRRHRHGPKARPNLDHLLGAFTSLELRGVARDHHGALPPPTTSNAVMTVAMLPPSDKEPLLGRAESTTMLGRLLGVPQQGKPKRSHSFDMGHVGAAQCRSSYPRRISNIWTKRSLSVNGMLLQYDDSEDEKPTFESSEWVMESTV from the exons GGTCCATGCATGTCCCAAATACTGTGTCTGCCAGAACCTCTCTGAGTCTCTGGGGACTCTGTGCCCCTCCAAAGGCCTGCTCTTCGTGCCACTGGACATCGACCGGCGAACTGTGGAGCTCCGGCTGGGCGGCAACTTCATCCTGAAGGTCACCACTCAGGACTTTGCCAACATGTCAGGTCTGGTTGATCTCACGTTGTCCCGCAACACCATCAGCACTATCCAGCCTTTCTCTTTCATCGACCTGGAGACCCTGAGATCCCTGCACCTTGACAGTAACCGGTTGACTGAGCTGGGACCGGATGACCTCCGAGGGCTGGTCAACCTGCAGCACCTGATCCTCAACAACAATCAGCTGAGTCAGATCTCCAACACAGCCTTTGACGACGTGTTAGTGACACTGGAGGATCTGGATTTGTCGTATAACAACTTGCGCAGTGTGCCTTGGGAAGCCATCCGCAAGATGGTCAACCTCCATCAGATGAGTCTGGATCATAACCTCATCTCCTTCATTTCCGAGGGGACTTTCATAGATCTAGATAAACTGGCCCGCTTGGACCTCACCTCCAACCGTCTCCAGAAGCTCCCTCCGGACCCCATCTTTGCGCGCTCGCAGAGCAACGTAGTGATGAGCACTCCTTATGCACCTCCACTTTCTCTAAGCTTTGGTGGAAACCCATTGCACTGCAACTGTGAAGTGCTTTGGCTTCGAAGGCTGGAGCGGGAGGATGATATGGAAACATGTGCTTCCCCTGCTAGTCTAAAGGGGCGCTACTTTTGGTCTGTTCGTGAGGAAGAGTTTGTTTGTGAGCCCCCTCTGATCACACAGCATACACACAAGTTACTAGTGCTGGAAGGTCAAACGGCTAGCCTACGCTGCAAAGCAGTTGGGGATCCAATGCCAACTGTGCATTGGGTTGCTCCTGATGACCGTTTGATCAGCAACTCCTCCCGAGCAACGGTATACGAAAATGGCACCCTGGACATTACGATCACCACATCCAAGGATTACGGGATCTTTACTTGCATAGCTGCCAATGCTGCTGGGGAATCTACAGCCTCTATTGAACTGTCAATCATTCAACTCCCCCATCTGAGTAATGGTACAAACCGTACCACACAGTCAAAGTCGGGGCTTTCGGACATAACTAGCTCTACCAAGACCAGTAAAGGGGAGCCTAAACCTCTACCAGAGAAGGTGGTGTCTGTATCAGAAGTGACTGCCATCTCTGCTCTGGTCAAGTGGACTGTTAGCAAATCAACTCCAAAGGTCAAAATGTATCAGCTTCAGTACAATTGTTCTGAAGATGAAGTTCTCATTTACAG GATGATTCCAATGACTAGCAGAGCCTTCATAGTCACAAATCTTGTCCCAGGGATGCAGTATGACCTGTGTGTCTTGGCCATCTGGGATGACGTTGCCACCACCCTTACTGCCACCAACATCGTCGGCTGTGTCCAGTTCATTACCACGGAGGACTACCCGCAGTGCCAGTCTCTCCATGGTGGCTTCCTGGGTGGCACCATGATCCTGGTCATTGGTGGCATCATTGTGGCCACGCTGCTGGtgttcatcatcatcctcatggTGCGGTATAAGGTGACCAGTGGCACCCAGACTAATAAGTTACCCACTGTGAGCAACACGTACTCACAGACCAATGGTGGGTTGAACAGGTTCAACGGTGCCCCGCCACAGGTCAAATCCACAGTAGTGGTCATGAGTGAGGAAATGGTAGAGTTCAAGTGTGGATCCCTCCAGAGCAGTCTctcttcatcttcatcctcttctAACTCATTAGACAGCCAAACAGGAAGAGGGGCTGGCGACCGCTACAGCATGCAAGGCAGCGAATGCAGCACCTTGCCCAGCAGCAAGTTCAGGAGGCACAGGCATGGCCCCAAAGCACGGCCAAACCTGGACCACCTTTTAGGGGCCTTCACGTCACTGGAGCTGCGAGGGGTAGCGAGGGACCACCATGGGGCTttgcccccccccaccacaTCCAATGCTGTGATGACGGTGGCTATGTTACCCCCGTCCGATAAAGAACCCCTGCTCGGGCGGGCCGAGTCCACCACCATGCTGGGACGTCTATTAGGGGTGCCCCAGCAGGGTAAGCCCAAGAGGAGTCACTCGTTTGACATGGGTCATGTGGGGGCTGCACAGTGTCGCAGCAGCTACCCTCGCAGGATCAGTAACATCTGGACTAAGCGCAGTCTGTCTGTTAATGGAATGCTGCTGCAGTATGATGACAGTGAGGACGAGAAGCCCACTTTCGAGAGCTCTGAGTGGGTGATGGAAAGCACAGTTTGA